The sequence CCACGCCGCGGACTTCGCCGATCGCTGCGAGCGTCAGATCATCCCGCTTCTCAAGGGCGGCTACCTCGTTCTGGCCGATCGCTACATCTACACCGCGTTCGCGCGCGACGGCGCCCGCGGCTGCCCGCCGGACTGGCTGCGCAACCTTTATCGTTTCGCGCCGATCCCCGACCTTACGTTTTATTTCCGCGCGCCGCTCGACGTTTCCCTCGAACGCATTCTCTCCGGCCGGCCGAAACTGAAGTATTACGAGGCCGGCATGGACATGGATCTCGCGTACGATCCCGTGCGCAGCTTCAAGGTCTTCCAGGGCATGATCATGGACGAGTACGACAAGATGGTGGCGCGCGACGGATTCGTGAAGATGGACGGCTCGCTTGCCGTCAACGAGTTGCAACAGCAGATGCGCTCGATCGTGCAGAACCGCATCGATCTCAAACGCTTCGCGCGGAGGCGCTGATGCCAGGGCGAAAACTTCCCGTGCCCGCGGACGATCTTACGCCGCCGCCCGCGCCGGCCAACGACGGGCGCGCGCCATCGCTGCTCGATCCGAAGGCCGCGAACCTGCCCGGCAAGCTCATCGTCGTCGAGGGCGCGGACGGCTCCGGCCGCTCCACACAGATCGCGCTTCTGACGGAGTGGCTTGAGTCGGCGGGGTTCGCCGTCAAGACGATGGGCCTTCGACGATCGAATCTGCTCGCCAAGGACATCGACGACTTGCTCGCGAAAAACGCGGTCACGCAGCTCACCCTCGCGTTGATGTACGCCACGGATTTTTACGACCAGCTCGAAAACAGCATCATCCCCGCGATGAGCGCCGGGCTCGTCGTTTTGGCCGACCGCTACGTCTATACGCTCATGACGCGGTCGGTCGTGCGCGGGCTGGATCGCAAATACCTTGAGGGCATCTACAAGCTTGCGCCCAAGCCGGATCTCACGGTCCGCCTGCACGTGCGCCCGGAAGTGGCCTTCGAGCGCGAATTCCGGAAATCGCCGGTCATCAGCTTCTGGGAGTCCGGCCGCGACATGTCGCTTTCGTCCGACCTGTACAGCTCGTTCATCCGCTATCAGACGCTTATCAACGCGGAGTTCGCGCGGCTGGCGAAGGCGCACGAGTTCATCCCCGTGGACGGCGAGGCGGGGGTGCGGCAGGTCAACCTCCAACTGCGCCGGCGCGTCGCGAGGCTCCTCGGCATCCGCAGCACGCGCTACAAACCGTCGGCCTTGCTCGCGGGATCCTGGCGCTGATGCCCTACACCTTCGCCGCCGTCGACGCGGGCTCGAACGCGATCCGCCTGACGGTCGCGCGCGCCGAGTCGCCCGGCGAGATCGTCGCGCTCGAAAAGGAGCGCGTGCCGGTGCGCCTGGGGCATCATGTCTTCACGCGGCGCAAGTTCGACCGCGAAACCGTCGACGCCGCCGTGGACGCCTTCCGCTATTTCCGCCAGATCTTCGATCGGCTGCACGTGCAGGAGTACCGCGCCGTGGCGACAAGCGCCGCGCGCAACGCGCGAAACCGCAAGAGCGTCATCCAGCGGATCCAGGAAGAGGCGGACATCCGCCTGGAGGTCATCGATGGCCCCGAGGAAGCGCGCTTGGTGCGCGCGGCGGCGCTCGGCGCGGTGAACGACAAGCTTACGCCGGCGCTGATCCTGGACATCGGCGGCGGAAGCCTCGAGCTCAATCTGATGACGGGACGCCGGCTTGACCGCGGGCTGACGCTGCCGCTTGGCACCGTCCGCATGATGGAGATGTTCGATGCGGGCGACGCGGTATCGAAACAGTCGGAAGAGGCGATCCGGCATTTCGCGCTCGAAAAGTTCGAAAGCGAACTGGCCGACCCGCCGCGCCTTGCGGGCCGGCCCGCGCTCGCGTGCGGCGGCAATGCGGAGGCGCTCGCGCCGATCGCGCCGGGCAAGCCCGTGCAGGGGCACCCGGTTCTCGATCTTTCCCGGCTCGAAAGGATATTGCCGGATATGCTGCGCATGACGGTGAAGGAACGCATGAAGGCCTACGATATCCGCGCCGAGCGCGCGGAGGTCATGCCCATGGCGGCCATCGTGCTTTGCGCGCTTTCGCGCTATCTCGGTTGCGACACCCTGATCGTGCCCGGCGTCGGCGTGCGCGACGGCATCCTGCGCGATCTCGTCGAGAGCCGATTCGGCGTGCATGGCGCGGGCGCGACGGAGGACGATCTTGTGGCGGCCGCGCGCGACTTCGCAATGGCGCACGGCGCGGACGACGACCACATCGAGCACGTGCGCCGCATCGCCGTGTCAATCTTCGAGAACACGCGGGCGCTGCACGGCCTGACCGACCAGGATCGCCTTCCGCTCGTGCTGGCGTCGCTGCTGCACGACATCGGCCATTCGATCAACTTCGTCGACCACCACAAGCACGGCGAATACCTCGTGCGCCACGGCGCGATCCGCGGACTGACGAACGACATGCGAGAGATCGTCGCGGCGCTGGTGCTCTATCACCGGCGCATCGATCCCCGGCCGGAGGACGAACTTTACAGCCGGTTTTCCGGCGCTCTGAAAAAAAAGGTGCGCCTTCTGGCGGCCATCCTGCGCATCGCCGACGGCCTCGACACCGACCACCGCCAGGCGGTGACGGAGGTGGAGGTGAGCGACAACGGAAAGGCGCTCCTGCTTACGGCTGTCTGCCGCGGCTCGCCGAAGCTGCCGCTTTGGGGCGCGGGCCGAAAATCGCGCCTGCTCGAAAAAGAGCTTGATCGCAAACTCACGATCGCGAGCCGCGCGGCGTGAGGCGAATTGGGAATGGGGAATTTGGAATTGCGAATGAAATCGCAATTCGACGCATGCCATGGGCGTTGTCCATTGTGTCCATCAAGTCCTTTCGGTCCATGATGTCCATCGTCCCATCGGGAGTTCGTCATGCAAATCATCTTTTTCCGCCACGGCATCGCGATCGATCGCGACGATCCCGCGTGCCCGCTCGATCCCGATCGCTTTCTGACGGACGAAGGACGCATGCGAACCGACGCCGCGGCGCGTGGTCTCGCGTTCCTTGTCGACGAGGTGGACCTGGCGATCACGAGTCCCTACGTTCGCGCGCGCCAGACGATCGAAATCGCTCTCGAACACGTTCGCGCGCCTCGCGGAGGCCTGCGTGAATCCGACGCGCTTTTACCCGAGGCGCACCCCGCCGGGATCCTCCGCGAATTGACGCGCGAAAAGGCAAACCGCGTGCTGCTTGCGGGCCACGCCCCTGGCCTCGACTACGTCATCGCGCTTGCGCTCGACGCACCCCGCGCGGTCACGAGCCTCAAAAAAGCCGGCGCGGCGTGCGTGGAATGGGAAGCGGGTTCACCCGGCGGAACGCTGCTGTGGTTGATGCGCGCGAAAGATCTGATGGCGTTGGGGAAGCGGTAGGGGCGCGATTCATCGCGCGCGATTGGGCGCCGCGTGTCTTCCGATGGCCCGCTCCCTGACGGTCGCGGCTCTGTCATCGCAATCGTCACTCGTCACTCGAAACTCGTCACTCGAAACTCGTCACTGCCCCACGCTGTGCTTCACGACCACGTTTTTCGTTCGCGGTGCGAGAGGGCCTTCCTCGCGGCCGTCAAAACGCAACCACACGTGCGGCGGCTGCTTGTCGTACCAGATGTACATGGACGGCGCGACGAGCTTGAGCGCGAAGCTCGTGGGCTTGAGTTCGAGC comes from bacterium and encodes:
- a CDS encoding histidine phosphatase family protein; amino-acid sequence: MQIIFFRHGIAIDRDDPACPLDPDRFLTDEGRMRTDAAARGLAFLVDEVDLAITSPYVRARQTIEIALEHVRAPRGGLRESDALLPEAHPAGILRELTREKANRVLLAGHAPGLDYVIALALDAPRAVTSLKKAGAACVEWEAGSPGGTLLWLMRAKDLMALGKR
- a CDS encoding thymidylate kinase yields the protein MDTRNDTLDIGTSVHTTGNVYKGRPGISGKRPYPGALIVVEGIDGSGKSTQLYLLKRWLEIGGYRVYFTEWNSSPLVKNATRRGKKQRLLTPVTFSMIHAADFADRCERQIIPLLKGGYLVLADRYIYTAFARDGARGCPPDWLRNLYRFAPIPDLTFYFRAPLDVSLERILSGRPKLKYYEAGMDMDLAYDPVRSFKVFQGMIMDEYDKMVARDGFVKMDGSLAVNELQQQMRSIVQNRIDLKRFARRR
- a CDS encoding thymidylate kinase — its product is MPGRKLPVPADDLTPPPAPANDGRAPSLLDPKAANLPGKLIVVEGADGSGRSTQIALLTEWLESAGFAVKTMGLRRSNLLAKDIDDLLAKNAVTQLTLALMYATDFYDQLENSIIPAMSAGLVVLADRYVYTLMTRSVVRGLDRKYLEGIYKLAPKPDLTVRLHVRPEVAFEREFRKSPVISFWESGRDMSLSSDLYSSFIRYQTLINAEFARLAKAHEFIPVDGEAGVRQVNLQLRRRVARLLGIRSTRYKPSALLAGSWR
- a CDS encoding Ppx/GppA family phosphatase, coding for MPYTFAAVDAGSNAIRLTVARAESPGEIVALEKERVPVRLGHHVFTRRKFDRETVDAAVDAFRYFRQIFDRLHVQEYRAVATSAARNARNRKSVIQRIQEEADIRLEVIDGPEEARLVRAAALGAVNDKLTPALILDIGGGSLELNLMTGRRLDRGLTLPLGTVRMMEMFDAGDAVSKQSEEAIRHFALEKFESELADPPRLAGRPALACGGNAEALAPIAPGKPVQGHPVLDLSRLERILPDMLRMTVKERMKAYDIRAERAEVMPMAAIVLCALSRYLGCDTLIVPGVGVRDGILRDLVESRFGVHGAGATEDDLVAAARDFAMAHGADDDHIEHVRRIAVSIFENTRALHGLTDQDRLPLVLASLLHDIGHSINFVDHHKHGEYLVRHGAIRGLTNDMREIVAALVLYHRRIDPRPEDELYSRFSGALKKKVRLLAAILRIADGLDTDHRQAVTEVEVSDNGKALLLTAVCRGSPKLPLWGAGRKSRLLEKELDRKLTIASRAA